In one window of Senegalia massiliensis DNA:
- a CDS encoding MutS-related protein, giving the protein MDIILVEPINIYKRRTAKYSDLLKGTNKTMNIISTIRLLTAAVIIMLGIFLARDLGDLVLWGLFTISLLLFLYLVKIHNYLKNYYRYISSIRDINSNGIERLNWNWKNFKEDGKEFIDMNHRFSYDLDIFGKNSLFQYINRTYTPIGKEKLANILKNPPRDIEVIKSRQEAIEELAKKRWWRQRFAASAIEKEKKGNRDNTDIILWSKHKEDIYTKKSTNIFFKVLPLITIILLLGAYVFLAIPKIVALSFVAIQFLMRALNSNNLNKEFDKIYKYGDDIKTYAKMIEKFEKGNFKSKYILDLRDGLKNKNNEDASNQLRKLEKIVERSLNRKNMIFFPINVLLLWDYQCLISLYKWKEQSGDNVEKWINIVGELEELSSFAGLSFDNRDWVFPNIEKKDSIFNSKSIAHPLLRKGVANSINIEDPSRVILVTGSNMAGKSTFLRTIGINIVLGYCGCKVCAESMNLSIMNLQICMRISDDLEAGISSFYGELKRINSIVEKSNKDLQVFFLLDEIFKGTNSYDRHIGAKMLLKQLYKNKAIGLVSTHDLELGEMEKETLGNVLNYHFKEYYERGEIHFDYKLRRGVSTTRNAIYLMKMAGVNIE; this is encoded by the coding sequence GTGGATATAATTTTGGTTGAGCCAATAAATATATATAAAAGAAGAACAGCAAAGTATAGTGATTTATTAAAAGGTACAAATAAAACAATGAATATAATTAGTACTATTAGACTTTTAACAGCTGCAGTTATTATAATGCTAGGGATATTTTTAGCTAGAGATTTAGGTGATTTAGTATTATGGGGATTATTTACTATTTCATTATTATTATTTTTATATCTTGTAAAAATACATAATTATTTAAAAAATTATTATAGATATATATCATCTATACGAGATATAAATAGTAATGGAATAGAAAGGTTAAATTGGAATTGGAAAAATTTCAAAGAAGATGGAAAAGAGTTTATTGATATGAATCATAGATTTAGTTATGACTTAGATATATTCGGTAAAAATTCACTTTTTCAATATATAAATAGGACATATACTCCTATTGGGAAAGAAAAGTTAGCAAATATTTTAAAGAATCCTCCTAGAGATATAGAAGTTATAAAAAGTAGACAAGAAGCTATAGAAGAGTTAGCAAAAAAGAGGTGGTGGCGACAAAGATTTGCTGCATCAGCTATAGAGAAGGAAAAGAAGGGTAATAGAGATAATACAGATATAATATTATGGTCGAAACATAAAGAAGATATATATACTAAAAAAAGTACTAATATATTTTTTAAAGTATTACCATTAATAACTATTATTTTACTTTTAGGGGCATATGTATTTTTAGCTATACCAAAAATAGTAGCATTATCATTTGTAGCAATTCAATTTTTGATGAGAGCACTTAACTCTAACAACTTAAATAAGGAATTTGACAAAATATATAAATATGGAGATGATATAAAAACCTATGCAAAGATGATAGAAAAATTTGAAAAAGGTAATTTTAAATCTAAATATATTTTAGATTTAAGAGATGGTTTAAAAAATAAAAATAATGAGGATGCTTCTAATCAATTAAGAAAACTTGAGAAAATAGTTGAAAGATCTCTAAATCGAAAAAATATGATCTTCTTTCCTATAAATGTATTACTTTTATGGGATTATCAGTGTTTAATATCTTTATATAAATGGAAAGAACAATCAGGGGATAATGTTGAAAAATGGATTAATATAGTAGGAGAGTTAGAAGAATTAAGTTCTTTTGCAGGACTTAGTTTTGATAATAGAGATTGGGTATTTCCAAATATAGAAAAAAAAGATTCAATTTTTAATTCAAAAAGTATAGCTCATCCTCTTTTAAGAAAAGGAGTAGCTAATAGTATAAATATAGAAGATCCTTCTAGAGTAATACTTGTAACAGGCTCAAATATGGCAGGGAAGAGTACTTTTTTAAGAACTATTGGAATAAATATAGTGCTTGGCTATTGTGGCTGTAAAGTATGTGCAGAAAGTATGAATTTATCTATAATGAATTTACAAATCTGTATGAGAATAAGTGATGACTTAGAAGCAGGTATTTCTTCGTTCTATGGCGAGCTTAAGAGAATAAATAGTATAGTAGAAAAGTCAAATAAAGATTTGCAAGTATTTTTCTTATTAGATGAAATATTTAAAGGTACCAATTCATATGATAGACATATTGGTGCAAAAATGCTTTTAAAACAGCTTTATAAGAATAAAGCTATAGGCCTTGTTTCTACTCATGATTTAGAATTAGGTGAAATGGAAAAGGAGACTTTGGGTAATGTACTAAATTATCATTTCAAGGAATACTATGAAAGAGGAGAAATACATTTTGATTATAAGTTAAGGAGGGGTGTATCAACTACTAGAAATGCAATATATCTTATGAAAATGGCAGGTGTAAATATAGAATAA
- the amrS gene encoding AmmeMemoRadiSam system radical SAM enzyme codes for MKKEAMFYEKLDDKKVHCYLCPHNCVIENENVGKCSVRLNEDGKLFSTNYREVTAITVDAIEKKPLKFFREGSNILSVGTFGCNLTCAFCQNYSIAQFTDYHAHSQRITEEELVDSALNTSNNIGLAFTYNEPTIWYEYVYETAKLLKEKDSTKSVVIVTNGFINKEPLEKLLPYVDAMNIDLKGFNNEYYTEICGGRLNPVLDSIEIAAKSTHVEITTLLVTGENDNLDEIENLTKFLSNIDKTIPLHITRYFPMYKMDNPPTDLNIMYKAKEIAEKYLDRVVLGNI; via the coding sequence ATCAAAAAAGAAGCTATGTTTTATGAAAAACTAGATGATAAAAAAGTACATTGCTATTTATGCCCACATAATTGTGTAATAGAAAATGAGAATGTAGGTAAATGTAGTGTAAGATTGAATGAAGATGGTAAGCTTTTTTCTACTAATTATAGAGAAGTTACAGCTATAACAGTTGATGCTATAGAAAAAAAGCCTCTAAAATTCTTTCGAGAAGGATCAAATATATTATCTGTAGGTACATTTGGATGTAATTTAACATGTGCTTTTTGCCAAAATTATTCTATAGCTCAATTTACAGATTATCATGCACATAGTCAAAGGATAACAGAAGAAGAATTAGTAGATTCAGCACTTAATACCAGTAATAATATAGGACTTGCATTTACTTATAATGAGCCTACGATTTGGTATGAATATGTATATGAAACAGCTAAATTATTAAAAGAAAAGGATAGCACTAAATCTGTAGTAATAGTTACAAATGGATTTATAAATAAAGAGCCCTTAGAAAAATTGCTCCCATATGTAGATGCAATGAATATAGATTTAAAAGGATTTAATAATGAATACTATACTGAAATTTGTGGTGGCAGATTAAATCCAGTACTAGATTCAATAGAAATAGCAGCAAAAAGTACCCATGTAGAAATAACTACACTATTAGTTACAGGAGAAAATGATAATCTAGATGAAATAGAAAACTTAACAAAATTTCTATCTAATATAGATAAAACCATCCCCTTACACATTACAAGATATTTTCCAATGTATAAAATGGATAATCCACCTACAGATTTAAATATAATGTATAAAGCAAAAGAAATAGCAGAGAAATATTTGGATA